In Acinonyx jubatus isolate Ajub_Pintada_27869175 chromosome B3, VMU_Ajub_asm_v1.0, whole genome shotgun sequence, a genomic segment contains:
- the LOC106968467 gene encoding E3 ubiquitin-protein ligase RNF4-like has product MNTRMCCNSMVNSRQIREFRTAGEGGPTPEMVLETELIDLRESDEIVDLTCESLEPAVIDLTCHDSVVITEERRRPRGNKRSLQRQTGKSSDKEELRRNRDVYVTNRTSHNALEEEVLSCTLPGYIRCRICMDGYSEIELSRRHVYSTECGHIFCSCCLCTSLKYSKNCPVCLKKISCHQYHRIYI; this is encoded by the coding sequence ATGAATACAAGAATGTGCTGCAATAGCATGGTGAATTCCAGACAAATCCGAGAATTCCGTACAGCTGGGGAAGGAGGCCCTACTCCTGAGATGGTCTTAGAAACAGAACTGATAGATCTCAGGGAAAGTGATGAAATAGTTGACCTCACCTGTGAATCCCTAGAACCTGCAGTGATTGACCTAACTTGCCATGACTCTGTTGTGATTACTGAAGAAAGGAGGAGGCCAAGGGGAAACAAAAGGTCGCTCCAAAGGCAAACTGGCAAGAGCAGTGATAAGGAGGAGCTGAGGAGAAACAGAGATGTGTATGTGACCAACAGGACCTCCCATAATGCCCTGGAAGAAGAAGTTTTAAGTTGCACACTACCTGGTTATATCCGGTGTCGAATTTGTATGGATGGGTACTCGGAGATTGAACTGAGTAGGCGACATGTTTACTCTACAGAATGTGGCCACATCTTCTGTAGTTGCTGCCTCTGCACTTCCcttaaatatagtaaaaattgcccagtttgtttgaaaaaaatcagcTGTCATCAGTACCACCGTATTTATATATGA